A portion of the Pirellulales bacterium genome contains these proteins:
- a CDS encoding DHA2 family efflux MFS transporter permease subunit: MSSESEHPPADRTKLQPRGGGQDLPLSLAGGRSPWSIAVIVSIATFMEVLDVSIANVSLRHIAGSMAASVDESTWILTSYLVSNAIVLPISGWLGSVIGRKRFYMACVMMFTVSSFLCGMAPSLELLIFFRVLQGIGGGGLAPSEQSILADSFPAEQRGMAFALYGVAVVVAPVIGPTLGGWITDNYSWRWVFFINLPVGLVSLALTYFFLVEPPAEKENRKKMWARGIHVDYLGFGLVAIGLGCLQVVLDKGQRDDWFSSTFIVAFSVISVVSLVLLVIRELTCRDPVVDLPLLRNRGFLASNIIMLAVGFILFGTTQLLPQLVQEVFGYTATQAGLVITPGGIGVMLLMPVVAILLRRIQARVIIAFGWMIECLAMFHLAGFNTDVNFAHFVWARIFQAAGIAFLFVPVTTVAYVGLPEGKNNNASALINLARNLGGSIGISWAQTWLARRSQFHQVRLVEHLTPFDATYRQAIGHISHLVPHGDKTPLAALNQAMQRQVSMLSYLDIFYLLAWAALLIVPVVFLLRKSQPGQVAMH; this comes from the coding sequence ATGTCATCTGAATCGGAACATCCGCCGGCGGACCGAACAAAATTGCAACCGCGCGGCGGTGGCCAAGATTTGCCCTTGTCGCTGGCTGGCGGACGCAGTCCGTGGTCCATTGCTGTGATTGTGTCGATTGCGACATTCATGGAAGTCCTGGATGTCAGCATCGCCAATGTATCGCTGCGGCACATTGCCGGCAGCATGGCCGCTTCGGTGGATGAATCGACGTGGATTCTCACCAGCTACTTGGTTTCGAACGCCATTGTATTGCCGATTAGCGGCTGGCTGGGGAGCGTGATTGGTCGCAAACGGTTTTACATGGCGTGCGTCATGATGTTTACCGTCAGTTCGTTTTTGTGCGGCATGGCGCCCTCGTTGGAGCTGTTGATTTTTTTCCGCGTGCTGCAGGGAATTGGCGGCGGGGGGCTGGCTCCGAGCGAGCAATCCATTTTGGCCGATTCGTTTCCCGCCGAACAACGCGGAATGGCGTTTGCGCTGTACGGAGTTGCCGTGGTGGTAGCGCCCGTTATTGGACCGACGCTGGGCGGCTGGATCACCGACAACTACTCGTGGCGCTGGGTGTTTTTTATCAATTTGCCCGTGGGCCTTGTGTCGCTGGCGTTAACTTATTTCTTTCTGGTGGAGCCGCCTGCCGAAAAAGAAAACCGCAAAAAAATGTGGGCGCGCGGCATTCACGTCGACTACCTCGGCTTTGGCCTGGTGGCAATTGGCCTGGGGTGCTTGCAGGTTGTGCTCGACAAAGGCCAGCGCGACGATTGGTTTTCGTCCACCTTTATCGTCGCCTTCAGCGTGATTTCCGTGGTCTCGTTGGTGCTGCTTGTTATCCGTGAATTAACGTGCCGGGATCCGGTTGTCGATTTGCCGCTATTGCGCAATCGCGGCTTTTTGGCTTCCAACATCATCATGCTTGCAGTCGGTTTTATTTTGTTTGGCACCACCCAACTGCTGCCTCAATTAGTGCAGGAAGTATTTGGCTACACCGCCACGCAAGCCGGATTGGTCATTACTCCAGGCGGAATTGGCGTCATGTTGCTGATGCCGGTAGTCGCAATCCTTTTGCGAAGAATTCAAGCGCGTGTCATCATCGCCTTCGGTTGGATGATTGAGTGCCTGGCAATGTTTCATCTGGCCGGCTTCAATACCGATGTCAATTTCGCCCACTTTGTTTGGGCGCGGATTTTCCAGGCGGCCGGAATTGCATTTCTGTTTGTGCCGGTCACCACCGTGGCGTACGTCGGGCTTCCCGAGGGAAAAAACAATAATGCCTCGGCACTAATTAACCTGGCCCGCAACCTGGGCGGCAGCATCGGCATTTCCTGGGCCCAAACATGGCTGGCCCGTCGGAGCCAATTCCATCAAGTTCGCTTGGTCGAACACTTGACCCCATTCGACGCGACCTATCGGCAGGCCATTGGTCATATCAGCCACTTGGTGCCGCACGGCGACAAAACACCGCTGGCGGCTTTGAATCAGGCCATGCAGCGTCAGGTGAGCATGCTTTCCTACTTGGATATTTTTTATCTGCTCGCTTGGGCCGCGCTGCTGATTGTGCCCGTGGTGTTCCTCTTGCGCAAATCGCAGCCGGGCCAAGTGGCAATGCATTGA
- a CDS encoding HlyD family secretion protein: MSNEPADPQKSEHGDEGKEKRRPSKPIYQRPFLMFGLIGGVVVVVIVGAAWWLYARQFESTDDAFIDGHTVQVAPKISGYVAKLLIDDNQLVNAGDTLLEIDSRDYDIALANAQAAAASALGAEAQGKARVDAAIAEAAADDAQVLAAQATAENAQQDYERNNRLTPRSVSQQTLDSSAATAKSSVAQTAAAKARADSAAEQIRLAKAQLASAQADVKQALVKVGQAKLNLSYTKIVSPIQGRVTHRTVELGDYIEPGQPLFALVDPNLWVTANFKETQLTQMRSGQSVEITFDAYPGRKLQAHIDSFQRGTGARFSALPPENATGNYVKVVQRVPVKIAFDQPIPDDMVLGPGMSVIPTVSIRKTGSSQMQSTTAQVDGPKATGQQ; encoded by the coding sequence ATGTCTAACGAACCTGCCGATCCGCAGAAGTCCGAACACGGCGACGAGGGAAAAGAAAAACGCCGTCCCAGTAAGCCCATCTACCAGCGGCCGTTCTTAATGTTCGGGCTCATCGGCGGAGTGGTCGTCGTGGTGATTGTCGGCGCGGCGTGGTGGTTGTACGCGCGACAATTCGAATCGACCGACGATGCGTTTATCGACGGCCACACTGTGCAAGTCGCGCCAAAAATATCGGGTTACGTTGCCAAACTTTTGATCGACGACAACCAGCTGGTGAATGCAGGCGATACGTTGCTGGAAATTGATTCACGCGACTACGACATCGCCTTAGCCAATGCCCAGGCGGCGGCGGCATCGGCCCTGGGAGCGGAAGCGCAGGGAAAGGCCCGGGTCGATGCGGCCATTGCCGAGGCTGCCGCCGACGATGCTCAAGTGCTGGCTGCGCAGGCCACGGCCGAAAACGCCCAACAAGATTACGAGCGAAATAACCGCCTCACGCCTCGTTCGGTAAGCCAGCAAACGCTCGATTCGTCCGCGGCTACCGCCAAGTCGTCCGTGGCGCAGACCGCAGCGGCGAAAGCCCGGGCAGATTCTGCGGCCGAGCAAATCAGATTAGCCAAAGCCCAATTGGCGAGTGCCCAAGCCGATGTCAAGCAAGCGTTGGTCAAAGTGGGCCAGGCAAAACTAAATCTCTCGTATACAAAAATTGTGTCGCCGATTCAGGGCCGGGTCACGCACCGCACCGTGGAGCTGGGCGATTATATTGAACCGGGCCAGCCGCTGTTTGCTTTGGTCGATCCAAATTTATGGGTCACCGCCAATTTCAAAGAAACGCAATTGACTCAAATGCGAAGCGGGCAGTCGGTCGAAATCACCTTCGATGCGTACCCTGGCCGGAAGCTTCAGGCCCACATCGATAGCTTCCAGCGCGGAACCGGAGCCAGGTTCAGCGCGCTGCCGCCGGAAAACGCAACCGGCAATTACGTTAAAGTGGTGCAACGCGTTCCGGTCAAAATTGCCTTCGACCAACCGATTCCGGACGACATGGTGTTAGGCCCGGGCATGTCGGTTATTCCCACGGTTAGCATTCGAAAAACCGGCTCGTCGCAAATGCAATCGACGACCGCTCAAGTAGATGGTCCCAAGGCAACGGGCCAGCAATAG
- a CDS encoding efflux transporter outer membrane subunit, translating into MNAQPQSNEANETARSLVRTASKLAVICLPRLVRFRNVAFVAVALTALSGCTTSFPQWVHNGFKVGPNYAPPAAPLEAQWIDATDLRLLTGPVEIREWWTVFNDQTLNGLIETAYRQNLDLKTAGQRILEARAQRNIAAGNLFPQSQSADALYAHAQLPDNGALALPSTLNLWATGFNLSWELDFWGRYRRTVEAADADYDARVEDYHDAIVMLLSEVATNYVQMRTYEQRLQFAAQNVEIQKGSTQIAEERFTKGVATELDVRQARSNLRQTESLIPPLVTGRWQAANALCVLLGMPPTDLAIQLGAAPIPKAPAEAAVGIPAELLRRRPDVRKAERKVAAECARIGVAEADLYPRFSIDGFVGVTANQISQLFEPSSFTGIVAPVVQWNILNYGRIINNVHAQDARFQASVLQYQQIGLTSQREVENALVGFLQSQQQAVSLEQGVGETSRSVALVTEQFQGGLTDFNRVYNTESLLVTQQDQLAQTLGNIAANLIEVYRALGGGWQSFDCHSPPHAENVVPSAVSSVKPPEEILAPEKQVPLPLILPAPQDAKSPSPGAAPAKP; encoded by the coding sequence ATGAATGCGCAGCCGCAAAGCAATGAGGCCAATGAAACAGCCCGCTCACTGGTGCGCACAGCCTCTAAGTTAGCGGTAATCTGCTTGCCGCGACTGGTTCGCTTTCGAAATGTGGCTTTCGTGGCGGTCGCGCTAACGGCCCTTAGTGGCTGCACGACGAGTTTTCCCCAATGGGTACACAATGGCTTTAAGGTGGGGCCGAATTATGCGCCTCCTGCCGCTCCTTTGGAGGCACAGTGGATCGATGCCACCGATCTACGGTTATTGACCGGACCCGTGGAAATTCGCGAGTGGTGGACAGTGTTCAACGACCAGACGTTAAACGGATTGATCGAGACGGCATATCGGCAAAACCTTGATCTCAAAACGGCCGGCCAACGCATTTTGGAGGCCCGGGCACAGCGGAACATCGCGGCCGGAAATTTGTTTCCGCAGTCGCAAAGCGCCGATGCGCTGTATGCCCACGCCCAATTGCCCGACAACGGCGCGTTGGCATTGCCGAGCACTCTCAACTTGTGGGCCACGGGTTTTAATTTATCGTGGGAGCTCGATTTTTGGGGCCGCTATCGACGCACTGTGGAAGCTGCCGATGCCGATTACGACGCCCGCGTTGAAGATTATCACGATGCAATCGTTATGTTGCTTTCGGAAGTTGCGACCAATTATGTGCAAATGCGAACATACGAGCAGCGATTGCAGTTCGCAGCGCAAAATGTGGAGATTCAAAAAGGATCGACCCAAATTGCAGAAGAGCGCTTTACCAAAGGCGTGGCCACCGAATTAGACGTTCGACAAGCGCGTTCCAATTTGCGGCAAACCGAGTCGTTGATTCCGCCGTTGGTTACCGGCCGCTGGCAGGCTGCCAACGCCTTGTGCGTGTTGTTGGGCATGCCTCCCACAGACTTGGCAATACAACTGGGCGCGGCGCCCATTCCAAAAGCGCCTGCCGAAGCGGCCGTGGGGATTCCTGCCGAATTGTTGCGGCGACGCCCTGACGTGCGAAAGGCGGAACGGAAAGTTGCTGCGGAGTGCGCGCGCATTGGGGTGGCCGAGGCCGACTTGTATCCGCGGTTTTCGATCGATGGGTTTGTAGGCGTAACGGCCAATCAAATTAGTCAGTTGTTTGAGCCCAGCAGCTTTACTGGAATTGTTGCGCCTGTGGTTCAATGGAACATATTGAACTACGGCCGAATCATCAACAACGTGCACGCACAAGACGCCCGGTTTCAAGCGTCCGTGCTGCAGTACCAGCAAATTGGGCTGACTTCACAGCGCGAGGTGGAAAACGCCCTCGTGGGCTTTTTGCAATCTCAACAACAGGCCGTGAGCCTGGAGCAAGGAGTCGGGGAGACATCGCGCTCGGTCGCGTTGGTAACGGAGCAATTTCAAGGAGGGCTGACCGATTTCAATCGGGTTTACAACACTGAGTCGTTATTGGTGACACAGCAAGACCAGCTGGCGCAAACCCTCGGCAATATCGCCGCGAATTTGATTGAAGTGTATCGTGCCTTGGGAGGTGGATGGCAATCCTTTGACTGCCATTCGCCTCCGCATGCTGAAAATGTAGTTCCTAGCGCCGTTTCTTCCGTGAAGCCGCCGGAGGAAATTTTGGCCCCCGAAAAACAGGTGCCGCTGCCGTTGATTCTGCCTGCACCCCAGGACGCGAAAAGCCCGTCGCCTGGCGCTGCCCCGGCCAAGCCTTAG